CCCGGCGTCGCCCGCGCGCGCTGGGCGCTGACAAAGGGTTCGACAGCCGACGTCTGCGGGCCGCCTTGCGCCGGCGAGGGATCCGGCCCCGGATCCCGCAGCGCAAACGTGCCGAGGGCCACCGACCGCGGCGCGGTCGGCCGCAGGCGCCGTTGGGACGCACCCGGCGTTGGGTTGTCGAACGCACCTTCGCGTGGATGGACAACTGCCGTCGGCTGGTCGTGCGCTACGAGCGCAAGCTGGAAAACTTCAAAGCGTTCTGTCTGGTTGCCTTTATCCAATGGTCCCTCAACCGGCTACTGCGGCCTGTTGCCGCCATCGCCCCGTATTATTGAAATAGGCTCTAGTGTTTCCATCGCGGACTGTAGTTGAGTTATGTGGCGA
The sequence above is a segment of the Candidatus Flexicrinis affinis genome. Coding sequences within it:
- a CDS encoding transposase → MLVVEGHGLPIGVVVESATPHEVTLAQAVIDDVMVPRAKRKPRRRPRALGADKGFDSRRLRAALRRRGIRPRIPQRKRAEGHRPRRGRPQAPLGRTRRWVVERTFAWMDNCRRLVVRYERKLENFKAFCLVAFIQWSLNRLLRPVAAIAPYY